One window of the Elusimicrobiota bacterium genome contains the following:
- the ettA gene encoding energy-dependent translational throttle protein EttA, whose product MAGEYIFTIEDLSKSYGPKKLFEGIYLSFYHKAKIGIVGENGSGKSTLLRVMAGEEKDFMGKAELKKGATLGYLPQEPRLDSSKTVREEVEEAFADIKKMLADYDKISDSMSGELSPEDMEKALEKMGRLQEQIEAVDGWNLKRQVDVAMDALVLPPDETSCAVLSGGEARRVALCKLLLKKPDMLLLDEPTNHLDAETVSWLEQTLKDYPGNVIIVTHDRYFLDNITQWILELDHGKGIPFEGNYNKWLEAKAKRAADEDKRSSGMRKHLEKELAWLRQSPSGRRAKNKARVTAYESLAAEKHEIHADSLDIEVVPGPPLGNKVIRATDLSKSYGDNLLLKDVTFDVPRGAIVGLVGPNGVGKTTLLRMITGQEKPDSGQLEIGESVVFSYVDQKRETLTPTNNVFQEISGGVDILNIGGKEVPARVYLTRFNFRGPDQQKKVGSLSGGERNRLHLAKQMLTGGNVLLLDEPTNDLDVDTIRALEDALLDYSGCVLVISHDRFFLDRVCTHLLVFEGDGKLRWFDGNFEEYHAKHLEENGGREENRRSKYKKLSLR is encoded by the coding sequence ATGGCTGGCGAATATATTTTTACCATTGAAGACCTTTCCAAATCGTATGGACCTAAAAAATTATTTGAAGGGATTTATCTCTCCTTTTACCACAAGGCCAAGATCGGCATCGTGGGTGAAAACGGGTCCGGGAAATCCACTCTTCTCCGCGTCATGGCGGGTGAAGAAAAAGATTTCATGGGGAAAGCCGAGCTCAAGAAAGGAGCGACCTTGGGGTATCTGCCCCAGGAACCCCGGCTGGACTCCTCCAAGACGGTGCGGGAAGAAGTCGAAGAAGCTTTCGCCGACATCAAGAAAATGTTGGCGGACTACGATAAGATTTCCGACAGCATGTCCGGGGAACTGTCCCCGGAAGACATGGAAAAAGCTCTTGAGAAGATGGGGCGCCTTCAAGAACAAATCGAAGCCGTGGACGGGTGGAACCTGAAACGCCAGGTGGACGTTGCCATGGACGCCCTGGTGTTGCCTCCGGACGAAACTTCCTGCGCGGTGTTGTCAGGGGGAGAAGCGCGCCGGGTGGCTCTGTGTAAGTTGCTTTTGAAAAAGCCGGACATGCTTTTATTGGACGAACCCACCAATCACCTGGACGCCGAAACGGTTTCCTGGTTGGAACAGACGTTGAAAGATTATCCCGGGAACGTCATTATCGTGACCCACGACCGTTACTTTTTGGACAACATCACCCAGTGGATTTTGGAATTGGATCATGGGAAAGGGATTCCCTTTGAAGGCAACTACAACAAATGGTTGGAAGCGAAGGCGAAACGGGCCGCGGATGAGGACAAACGTTCTTCCGGGATGAGAAAACATTTAGAAAAAGAACTGGCGTGGCTTCGCCAAAGCCCTTCCGGTCGGCGAGCGAAAAACAAGGCCCGCGTCACGGCGTATGAGAGCCTAGCGGCGGAGAAACACGAAATTCACGCGGACAGTTTGGATATCGAAGTGGTCCCTGGCCCGCCGTTAGGGAATAAAGTGATCCGCGCCACGGACCTTTCCAAATCGTACGGTGACAATCTGTTGCTGAAAGACGTCACCTTTGACGTTCCCCGGGGGGCCATCGTGGGCCTTGTGGGTCCAAACGGGGTGGGAAAGACCACGTTGCTGCGCATGATCACGGGGCAGGAAAAACCGGATTCCGGCCAACTGGAAATCGGGGAGTCCGTGGTTTTCTCTTATGTGGACCAGAAACGGGAAACTCTGACCCCCACGAACAATGTGTTCCAGGAGATATCGGGTGGCGTGGACATCCTCAACATCGGGGGGAAAGAAGTTCCGGCCCGGGTGTATTTGACCCGGTTCAATTTCCGGGGTCCCGACCAGCAAAAGAAGGTGGGATCGCTCTCCGGAGGTGAACGGAACCGTCTTCACCTGGCCAAACAGATGCTGACTGGGGGGAACGTTCTTCTCTTGGACGAACCCACCAACGATTTGGACGTGGACACGATCCGCGCCTTGGAAGACGCTTTGTTGGACTATTCCGGTTGCGTTCTCGTCATCAGTCACGATCGGTTTTTCCTGGATCGTGTTTGTACGCATTTGCTGGTGTTTGAAGGGGACGGAAAGCTTCGCTGGTTTGATGGGAACTTTGAGGAATACCACGCGAAACATTTGGAAGAAAATGGGGGCCGCGAAGAAAACCGGCGGTCCAAGTACAAAAAATTATCACTCCGTTGA
- a CDS encoding histidinol-phosphate transaminase, with protein sequence MAAAGDLDPLVQPRREVADFEPYVPGRDMENVKRMYKLKRVIKLASNENAIGPSPKALAALRPVPPKLNRYPDGFSASLRHALAIHLGVKVSQVCVGAGSDELIEIIAKAYLGPSDEIVVSEHAFLRYKMAGDLMGATVVTVPMNVMTHDLEAMAAAVTPRTKFVFIANPNNPTGTYNTKTELEEFLITLPARVVAVVDEAYFEFARARRDYPNALDFFKTGRNLVVLRTFSKAYGLAGLRLGYAVGPESVIDTLERVRPPFNVSLPAQAAGVAALTDKAHLKRSVALVAKEKEKMEREFKKMEIPVVRSAGNFLLIQVSPHRGDEVFEALLRKGVIVRVMDEYGFPEHIRVTIGRPDENRLFLAAFRETRSLL encoded by the coding sequence ATGGCCGCCGCGGGCGATTTGGATCCGTTGGTGCAACCCCGCCGGGAAGTGGCCGACTTTGAGCCCTACGTCCCTGGGCGGGACATGGAAAACGTTAAGCGGATGTACAAACTAAAGCGGGTGATCAAACTGGCGTCGAATGAAAACGCCATTGGTCCTTCCCCGAAAGCGTTGGCCGCTCTTCGCCCGGTTCCCCCCAAATTGAATCGGTACCCGGACGGGTTCAGCGCGTCTCTCCGTCACGCGTTGGCGATTCATCTGGGTGTGAAAGTGAGTCAGGTGTGTGTGGGAGCGGGTTCGGACGAGCTGATTGAAATTATCGCCAAAGCGTATTTGGGTCCTTCCGATGAAATTGTGGTGAGTGAGCACGCGTTTCTCCGTTACAAAATGGCGGGAGATTTGATGGGCGCCACCGTGGTCACGGTTCCCATGAATGTGATGACCCACGATTTGGAGGCCATGGCCGCCGCGGTGACGCCCCGCACGAAATTTGTTTTCATTGCCAATCCCAACAACCCCACGGGGACCTACAACACCAAAACCGAACTGGAAGAGTTTTTGATCACCCTTCCGGCCCGGGTGGTGGCGGTGGTGGATGAAGCTTATTTTGAGTTTGCCCGTGCCCGGCGCGATTACCCGAACGCCCTCGATTTCTTTAAAACCGGTCGGAACCTAGTGGTGCTTCGCACCTTCTCGAAAGCCTATGGGTTGGCTGGTCTTCGGTTGGGGTACGCTGTGGGACCGGAATCGGTGATTGACACGTTGGAGAGGGTGCGCCCTCCTTTTAACGTTTCTCTTCCGGCCCAGGCCGCCGGGGTGGCCGCGTTGACCGATAAGGCTCATCTGAAACGAAGCGTGGCCCTTGTGGCGAAAGAGAAAGAGAAAATGGAGCGGGAATTTAAAAAAATGGAAATCCCGGTGGTCCGATCGGCGGGGAATTTCCTGCTCATTCAGGTTTCGCCGCACCGGGGCGACGAGGTTTTTGAAGCCTTGCTCCGTAAAGGCGTGATCGTTCGCGTTATGGACGAATACGGTTTTCCTGAACACATTCGTGTCACCATCGGTCGGCCCGACGAGAATCGATTGTTTCTCGCGGCTTTCCGTGAAACAAGGAGCCTCCTATGA
- the aroF gene encoding 3-deoxy-7-phosphoheptulonate synthase, translating to MIVTLKSGAKKSDVQAVVARIKKLGFVPQLSQGAERVVIGVIGEGNKAIAYKDVFQSMPQVEMVTPISKPYKVVSRVFKKTNTVIDVNGVKIGGEDIVVMAGPCSVDTKENLMITAKEIKKAGVQVLRGGAFKPRTSPYSFQGLGEEALKYMAEARRLTGMPVITEVMDPRQVDLVERYADILQIGARNAQNYDLLREVGRTRKPAMLKRGMAMTIEEWLMAAEYIVARGNENVMLCERGIRTFETATRFTLDLNAVPVLKKLSHLPVLVDPSHGVGVREYIVPMANAAIAAGADGIIIECHPNPATALSDGHQALLPTELHEVMKGLRRVAEAVGRSL from the coding sequence ATGATCGTTACGCTAAAAAGCGGCGCCAAAAAGTCTGATGTTCAAGCTGTGGTTGCCCGGATCAAAAAACTTGGGTTTGTTCCTCAATTGTCCCAGGGGGCGGAGCGGGTGGTGATCGGTGTGATTGGCGAGGGCAATAAGGCCATCGCCTACAAAGACGTTTTTCAATCCATGCCCCAGGTGGAGATGGTCACGCCGATTTCGAAACCCTACAAGGTCGTCAGTCGCGTGTTTAAGAAAACCAACACGGTCATCGACGTCAATGGGGTGAAGATCGGGGGAGAGGACATTGTGGTCATGGCGGGGCCCTGTTCGGTGGACACGAAAGAGAACTTAATGATCACGGCCAAAGAAATTAAAAAAGCGGGGGTGCAGGTTCTTCGTGGCGGCGCGTTTAAGCCGCGGACTTCCCCCTATTCCTTCCAAGGGTTAGGCGAGGAAGCCCTGAAATATATGGCGGAAGCCCGCCGACTTACGGGGATGCCGGTTATTACAGAGGTCATGGATCCCCGTCAGGTGGATTTGGTGGAACGCTACGCGGATATTCTTCAGATTGGTGCCCGCAACGCGCAAAACTATGACCTTCTCCGGGAAGTGGGCCGAACCCGGAAGCCCGCCATGCTCAAGCGGGGTATGGCCATGACCATTGAGGAATGGCTCATGGCGGCGGAGTACATTGTGGCCCGGGGAAACGAAAATGTGATGTTGTGTGAACGGGGGATTCGGACTTTTGAAACCGCGACCCGTTTTACGCTGGATCTTAACGCGGTGCCGGTTTTAAAGAAGCTTTCCCACTTGCCCGTGTTGGTCGACCCGTCCCACGGCGTGGGTGTGCGGGAATACATTGTGCCCATGGCCAATGCCGCCATCGCGGCCGGCGCAGACGGCATCATTATTGAGTGTCACCCGAACCCTGCCACGGCCCTTTCGGATGGGCATCAGGCTCTCCTCCCAACGGAACTTCATGAGGTCATGAAAGGGTTGCGGCGCGTGGCGGAAGCGGTCGGACGATCCCTGTAG
- the aroA gene encoding 3-phosphoshikimate 1-carboxyvinyltransferase, whose amino-acid sequence MTLSTSSRVVVPGGALRGELRPPPDKSITHRAVFLAALAQGTSRIVHPLVADDCERSAEAFRTLGVSIESNPKGEWIVVGRGLYGLREPAGDHLYCGNSGTTLRLIAGVLAGQPFATKLMGDKSLSNRPMARVVDPLVKMGAEITARKGCLAPLHVHGRRPLRAIEWKSPVASAQVKSCVLLAGLYAEGTSTVEEPFRSRDHTERMLSAAGIRLTIDERRVSVAGGQTLKPQDWVVPSDISSAAFFMVAALIAPGSELMLRNVNTNPTRDGVLEVLEKMGASIHRERSLVAGGEPITDLLIRHGGLRGTTFGADIMPRLVDEVPILALAATQAEGVTEIRGAGELRVKESDRLAHIAKGLSAMGAQVEELPDGLRLTGPTPLKGALLDSAGDHRLAMTFAVAGLIARGETQIANADCVDISYPTFWQDLERLRVQSS is encoded by the coding sequence ATGACTCTTTCCACATCCAGTCGTGTGGTGGTTCCCGGTGGGGCGTTGCGCGGGGAACTGCGACCACCACCCGATAAATCCATCACCCATCGTGCCGTTTTCCTTGCCGCGTTGGCCCAGGGGACATCGCGGATTGTTCACCCTTTGGTGGCCGATGACTGCGAGCGGTCCGCCGAGGCGTTCCGAACCTTGGGCGTGAGTATCGAATCCAACCCCAAAGGCGAATGGATTGTGGTGGGCCGCGGTCTTTACGGGTTGAGGGAACCCGCCGGGGATCATCTCTATTGCGGGAATTCAGGGACCACCTTGCGTTTGATCGCCGGTGTGTTGGCGGGGCAACCTTTCGCCACGAAACTTATGGGAGACAAGAGCCTCTCCAATCGTCCCATGGCTCGCGTGGTTGACCCTCTCGTGAAAATGGGCGCTGAAATTACAGCGCGCAAAGGATGTTTAGCCCCTCTGCACGTTCATGGCCGCCGGCCGCTTCGCGCGATTGAATGGAAAAGCCCGGTGGCCAGTGCGCAGGTGAAATCGTGTGTTTTGCTGGCGGGCCTTTACGCGGAGGGGACATCCACAGTGGAAGAACCCTTTCGGTCCCGTGACCACACGGAGCGCATGCTCTCGGCTGCGGGGATTCGGTTGACCATTGATGAGCGGCGTGTATCGGTGGCCGGTGGGCAAACTTTGAAACCCCAGGACTGGGTGGTGCCATCGGATATTTCGAGCGCGGCTTTTTTTATGGTGGCGGCCTTGATCGCGCCTGGATCTGAACTGATGCTTCGGAACGTGAACACCAACCCGACCCGGGATGGCGTTTTGGAAGTGTTGGAAAAAATGGGGGCCTCCATTCATCGGGAGCGGTCCTTGGTGGCGGGCGGTGAACCCATTACAGATCTCCTGATCCGTCATGGGGGATTGCGGGGGACAACTTTTGGGGCGGACATCATGCCCCGGTTGGTGGACGAGGTTCCCATTTTGGCTTTGGCCGCGACTCAGGCGGAAGGCGTCACGGAAATCCGAGGAGCGGGGGAACTTCGAGTCAAAGAATCCGATCGATTGGCCCATATCGCCAAGGGTCTTTCGGCCATGGGGGCGCAGGTGGAGGAACTTCCGGACGGGCTGCGCCTCACGGGACCGACACCGTTGAAAGGGGCTCTTTTGGATTCGGCCGGTGACCATCGATTGGCCATGACTTTTGCTGTCGCGGGACTAATCGCTCGAGGGGAAACCCAAATCGCCAATGCCGACTGTGTGGATATTTCTTACCCCACGTTTTGGCAAGATCTTGAACGCCTCCGGGTTCAATCCTCATGA
- a CDS encoding 1-acyl-sn-glycerol-3-phosphate acyltransferase gives MTAEPKDDRFVLDVGGFYGFLSRCLYWGGHTIFRIVFKVLWRRRVRGQEHVPLHGALLFASNHASFADPPLVGSSLSRPLYFMAKEELFKAPIFGWLIRRVNAFPIRRKEGDVGAFRTAQRILAAGGAMIMFPEGRRQKGGVLGKPKAGLGLLAVKSGVPVVPVYVHGTHRLWRFPQVSVIFGAPLTGLPGETPETFSVRIMDSIRGLQEDFRGRTG, from the coding sequence GTGACCGCTGAGCCGAAAGACGATCGGTTCGTCTTGGATGTTGGCGGTTTTTACGGTTTCCTGTCCCGGTGTCTTTACTGGGGGGGGCACACGATCTTTCGTATCGTTTTCAAAGTGTTGTGGCGGCGACGGGTCCGGGGCCAAGAACATGTTCCACTGCATGGGGCGTTATTGTTCGCGTCCAACCACGCGTCGTTTGCCGACCCACCCCTGGTGGGGTCCAGTCTTTCCCGCCCGTTGTATTTCATGGCGAAAGAAGAATTATTTAAAGCTCCCATTTTCGGTTGGTTGATCCGTCGGGTGAACGCCTTTCCCATTCGGCGGAAAGAGGGGGATGTGGGGGCTTTTCGGACCGCTCAGCGAATTCTCGCCGCGGGGGGAGCCATGATCATGTTTCCCGAAGGGAGACGTCAAAAGGGTGGTGTGCTGGGAAAACCGAAAGCGGGGTTGGGGCTTCTCGCCGTGAAAAGTGGGGTCCCGGTGGTTCCGGTGTACGTTCATGGGACTCACCGCCTGTGGCGTTTTCCCCAGGTTTCCGTCATTTTTGGAGCGCCCCTCACCGGTCTTCCTGGTGAAACACCGGAAACGTTTTCGGTCCGAATCATGGACTCCATTCGAGGTCTTCAGGAGGATTTTCGTGGACGCACAGGTTAG
- a CDS encoding M15 family metallopeptidase: MISARFFGLLLLLLTVGRGQAAEKFGHRAYPEAPAADLIDVGRYRDTGRMVQLRSSAATAFLKMVEAARADGVGIVPISGFRPVNYQKKLFDRAVKRYGSERKAARWVAPHGHSEHATGWTLDIGDLNTRSADVDQKFQSTPASRWLLLHAGRFGYELSFPPNNTQGVNHEPWHWRFIGNEQARAAFHPLSTKKR, from the coding sequence GTGATTAGTGCACGATTCTTTGGTCTGCTTCTGCTCCTCTTAACGGTGGGGCGCGGGCAGGCGGCAGAAAAGTTTGGTCACCGGGCTTATCCAGAGGCTCCCGCGGCAGATCTCATCGATGTGGGGCGTTATCGGGACACGGGGCGGATGGTCCAGTTGCGTTCATCGGCGGCCACAGCTTTTTTAAAGATGGTGGAGGCGGCTCGGGCCGATGGGGTGGGGATCGTCCCTATTTCGGGGTTTCGCCCTGTGAACTACCAAAAAAAATTGTTTGACCGGGCGGTGAAACGGTACGGTTCGGAACGAAAAGCCGCTCGTTGGGTGGCTCCTCACGGGCATTCCGAACACGCCACAGGATGGACGTTGGACATCGGGGATTTAAACACTCGAAGCGCGGATGTGGATCAGAAATTTCAATCCACCCCCGCGTCCCGCTGGCTTTTGCTTCATGCCGGGCGGTTCGGGTATGAACTTTCCTTCCCGCCGAACAATACGCAAGGGGTGAATCACGAACCCTGGCACTGGCGGTTTATCGGGAACGAACAGGCCCGCGCCGCGTTCCATCCCCTTTCAACAAAAAAACGATAG
- the ugpC gene encoding sn-glycerol-3-phosphate ABC transporter ATP-binding protein UgpC, which translates to MARVVLKNIVKNIGDHQIVKNINLDIPDKEFFILVGPSGCGKSTTLRMIAGLEEVTGGEIIVDGRVINHVRPKDRDIAMVFQNYALYPHMTVYENMAFGLKLRGYSRSEIRQRVNEAAEILNLGSYLERKPRALSGGQRQRVAVGRAIVRKPRVFLFDEPLSNLDAKLRVQMRLELSKLHERLKTTIIYVTHDQVEAMTMGDRICVMKDGEVQQVAPPLELYERPANKFVAGFIGNPPMNFFPVMVEASKGGIRLRHASFTLVVPKSLIEAVRPHVGKEVVFGIRPEDLYDRLFYNYPVPHNSSVNAVVDVVEPMGSEVYLYLKSGTVDLVVRVPSYVKAEAGKQMELVINLERMHLFDSQTGQAFLKPAPRSVPPVQSVPA; encoded by the coding sequence ATGGCACGTGTTGTTCTAAAAAATATTGTCAAAAACATTGGCGATCACCAGATCGTAAAAAACATTAACCTCGATATTCCGGACAAGGAATTTTTTATTCTTGTGGGCCCTTCTGGATGCGGGAAATCGACCACGCTTCGTATGATCGCGGGGCTGGAAGAGGTCACCGGTGGTGAAATCATCGTCGATGGCCGTGTGATTAACCACGTGCGACCCAAAGATCGTGATATCGCCATGGTGTTCCAGAACTACGCCCTTTATCCCCACATGACGGTTTACGAAAATATGGCCTTCGGTTTAAAACTGCGAGGTTATTCGCGATCCGAAATTCGCCAACGCGTGAACGAGGCCGCTGAGATTCTGAATCTGGGTTCTTACTTGGAACGGAAACCCCGGGCCCTTTCCGGGGGCCAGCGGCAACGGGTCGCGGTGGGCCGGGCGATCGTGCGGAAGCCCCGGGTCTTTTTATTTGACGAGCCGCTATCCAACTTGGACGCCAAACTGCGGGTCCAGATGCGATTGGAACTCTCCAAACTTCACGAGCGGTTGAAAACCACGATTATTTACGTCACCCATGATCAGGTGGAAGCCATGACCATGGGGGACCGGATTTGTGTGATGAAAGACGGGGAAGTTCAGCAGGTGGCTCCCCCCTTGGAATTGTATGAACGCCCCGCGAATAAATTTGTTGCCGGATTCATCGGGAACCCACCCATGAATTTTTTCCCCGTGATGGTGGAAGCGTCCAAAGGGGGCATCCGCCTCCGGCATGCGTCCTTCACATTGGTCGTACCGAAATCCCTGATTGAAGCGGTTCGACCCCACGTGGGGAAAGAAGTTGTTTTCGGAATTCGGCCGGAAGATCTCTATGATCGTCTTTTCTACAATTACCCGGTTCCCCATAACTCGAGCGTGAACGCGGTCGTGGACGTGGTTGAGCCCATGGGGTCGGAAGTCTATTTGTACTTAAAGTCCGGAACTGTGGATCTGGTGGTGCGCGTTCCCTCCTATGTTAAAGCTGAAGCTGGTAAACAAATGGAGCTGGTCATCAATCTCGAGCGGATGCATTTGTTTGACAGCCAAACGGGCCAAGCGTTTCTGAAGCCGGCGCCTCGGTCGGTTCCGCCAGTCCAAAGCGTTCCTGCCTGA
- a CDS encoding ABC transporter ATP-binding protein, which yields MNEPQRPGSQILSARRVHKSFPTDQGLLPVLNDISLDVPRGDFLVLQGASGSGKSTLLSLLAGLDRPTSGEILLDGERLDQREEKDLARIRREKVGFVFQSFHLVPSLTVLENVQLPLAFHRDGFSHAAKARELLERVDLWARADFLPGKLSGGEKQRAAIARALINDPAVVFADEPTGNLDSKNGERVLALLEEHTVKEGRTLLLVTHDPAIAARGHRCLHMKDGRLETGN from the coding sequence TTGAACGAACCCCAGCGCCCCGGATCTCAAATCCTTTCGGCGCGCCGCGTCCATAAATCTTTCCCTACCGATCAGGGGCTTCTCCCTGTTTTAAACGACATTTCGTTGGACGTTCCCCGCGGAGATTTTTTGGTCCTCCAGGGGGCTTCGGGATCAGGGAAATCGACGCTTCTTTCCCTTTTGGCGGGATTGGATCGACCCACTTCCGGAGAAATCCTCTTGGATGGGGAACGTTTGGACCAACGGGAAGAAAAAGATCTGGCGCGTATTCGTCGGGAGAAAGTCGGATTTGTTTTTCAATCCTTCCACCTGGTCCCCAGCCTCACGGTTTTGGAAAACGTTCAGCTACCCCTGGCGTTCCATCGAGATGGTTTTTCCCATGCCGCTAAGGCCCGGGAACTCTTGGAGCGGGTCGATCTCTGGGCCCGTGCTGATTTCCTTCCTGGGAAATTATCCGGTGGGGAAAAACAGCGGGCTGCCATTGCCCGAGCGCTGATCAATGACCCCGCTGTCGTTTTTGCTGATGAGCCCACGGGGAACCTCGACTCCAAAAATGGGGAGCGGGTGTTGGCCCTTTTGGAGGAACACACGGTCAAGGAGGGAAGGACACTTCTTCTCGTGACCCACGACCCCGCCATCGCCGCACGGGGCCATCGTTGCCTCCATATGAAAGATGGGCGGTTGGAAACGGGAAATTAA
- a CDS encoding prephenate dehydrogenase — MPPPNRIVLVGVGLMGGSLGLALRKRGGARVVGLARREETLREARRRGVLHEGFTDPARALDGASVVVFCAPVDKIVPLVRASRRFLSSGKALLMDVGSVKGPLVRALDPLFLGENGPVFVGAHPMAGSEKTGVQNARADLYKNAVCAITPTAQTPGPRVIQAVKFWKSVGARPVLVDAETHDRAVALVSHLPHLIADALILSAGRENGGAGGVALLKELAAGSFRDATRVSGADPALWHEIFRMNDRAVRAALRLFSKEINRLARGRWPLADLRRAQTLNVAFRSQEKA, encoded by the coding sequence TTGCCTCCCCCAAACCGAATCGTTCTGGTGGGCGTGGGTTTAATGGGGGGATCCCTGGGATTGGCGTTGCGAAAACGCGGCGGGGCGCGTGTGGTGGGATTGGCCCGTCGGGAAGAAACGCTCCGTGAGGCGCGTCGGCGGGGTGTGCTGCACGAGGGGTTTACGGACCCGGCACGCGCGTTGGATGGGGCTTCGGTCGTAGTATTTTGCGCGCCCGTTGATAAAATTGTTCCGTTGGTTCGGGCGTCGCGGCGGTTTCTTTCCTCCGGGAAGGCGCTCTTGATGGATGTGGGAAGCGTGAAGGGGCCCCTGGTCCGCGCGTTGGATCCTCTTTTCCTTGGGGAGAACGGGCCCGTTTTTGTGGGCGCTCACCCCATGGCTGGATCGGAAAAAACCGGGGTTCAAAACGCCCGGGCAGACCTCTACAAAAACGCCGTGTGCGCCATTACCCCCACCGCCCAAACCCCTGGACCTCGTGTGATTCAAGCGGTGAAATTTTGGAAGTCGGTGGGGGCTCGCCCTGTCCTGGTGGACGCCGAGACCCACGACCGGGCGGTGGCGTTGGTGAGCCATCTCCCCCATTTGATTGCGGACGCGTTGATTCTTTCGGCAGGGCGAGAGAACGGGGGGGCGGGGGGTGTTGCGCTGTTGAAAGAATTGGCGGCGGGAAGTTTCCGTGACGCGACGCGGGTGTCGGGTGCGGATCCGGCTCTCTGGCACGAAATATTTCGCATGAACGATCGGGCGGTTCGGGCGGCTCTTCGACTTTTTTCAAAGGAAATTAATCGCTTGGCCCGCGGGCGGTGGCCCTTGGCGGATTTGCGTCGGGCTCAAACGTTGAACGTCGCTTTTCGATCTCAGGAGAAGGCATGA
- a CDS encoding (d)CMP kinase: MKARPLTIAIDGPAGAGKSTSARDLAQALALRYIDTGAMYRGVAWAALRAGLPPDHRAKVRKLLPRIKLSFSEEKLPRLLVNGEDASLAIRTPEVSQAASRLATVPEVRTFLVRAQRRMARGGGVVMEGRDIGTVVLPKADLKFFLDASVEERARRRWKELKSGKTKQSLAAIETAIRERDHRDRTRAVSPLRAASDAVVLDTTRDSRTRVKKLLLAWVHRKTFRDR, from the coding sequence ATGAAAGCACGGCCACTGACCATCGCCATTGACGGGCCGGCCGGGGCGGGGAAGTCCACTTCCGCACGGGACTTGGCCCAGGCACTGGCTCTGCGCTACATCGACACCGGGGCCATGTACCGGGGCGTTGCCTGGGCGGCGCTCCGGGCGGGTCTTCCGCCGGATCACCGGGCGAAGGTTCGAAAACTGCTTCCTCGAATTAAACTTTCTTTCAGCGAAGAAAAGCTTCCTCGGTTGTTGGTGAACGGGGAGGACGCCTCGCTTGCGATCCGAACCCCGGAAGTGAGCCAAGCCGCCAGTCGGTTGGCCACGGTTCCGGAGGTGCGGACATTTTTGGTGCGCGCGCAACGGCGGATGGCCCGGGGGGGCGGGGTGGTGATGGAAGGGCGTGATATCGGAACGGTTGTTTTGCCAAAAGCGGACCTCAAATTTTTTCTGGACGCCTCTGTTGAAGAACGGGCCCGTCGTCGCTGGAAGGAGCTTAAATCGGGTAAAACAAAACAGAGTCTTGCCGCCATCGAAACCGCCATTCGGGAACGGGACCACCGGGACCGGACCAGGGCGGTGTCTCCTTTGCGGGCCGCGTCGGACGCGGTGGTCCTCGACACCACGCGGGATTCCCGAACTCGCGTCAAGAAACTTCTCCTCGCGTGGGTACACCGCAAAACATTTCGTGACCGCTGA